One segment of Brassica napus cultivar Da-Ae chromosome C3, Da-Ae, whole genome shotgun sequence DNA contains the following:
- the LOC106389147 gene encoding MAP3K epsilon protein kinase 1: MARQMTSSQFHKSKTLDNKYMLGDEIGKGAYGRVYKGLDLENGDFVAIKQVSLENIVQEDLNTIMQEIDLLKNLNHKNIVKYLGSSKTKTHLHIILEYVENGSLANIIKPNKFGPFPESLVAVYIAQVLEGLVYLHEQGVIHRDIKGANILTTKEGLVKLADFGVATKLNEADVNTHSVVGTPYWMAPEVIEMSGVCAASDIWSVGCTVIELLTCVPPYYDLQPMPALFRIVQDDNPPIPDSLSPDITDFLRQCFKKDSRQRPDAKTLLSHPWIRFSKRALQSSLRHSGTIKYMKEAATSSEKDDEGSQDVTESLSEEKAGMSKSDSKSKLPLVGVASFRSEKDPSSASDPGEEGAENSEADFSSDQVPTLSMHEKPSLQSSSDVKGSSEDESEFPGKSEHDDISENLETESSKAGKNSLEKQVGKDSSIQVNKPSHSFDQKGEDHRLRKAAKTPSSVGGNELTRFSDPPGDASLHDLFQPLDKVPEGKHNEASTSAPTSNVIQGDSPVADGGKNDLATKLRATIAQKQMEGETGQSNDGGDLFRLMMGVLKDDVIDIDGLVFDEKVPAENLFPLQAVEFTRLVSSLRPDESEDAIVSSCQKLVVMFRQRPEQKAVFVTQHGFLPLMDLLDIPKPRVTCSVLQLINEIIKDNTDFQENASLVGLIPLVMSFAGPERDRSREIRKEAAYFLQQLCQSSSLTLQMFIACRGIPILVGFLEPDYAKYREMVHLAIDGMWQVFKLKKSTPRNDFCRIAAKNGILLRLTNTLYSLNEATRLASISGGPLSVDGLAPRLRSGQLDPNNPIFSHHDGSLGVIDHPDALKTKHVGGEEPSHASTSNSQRSDVHQPDGDRPRLSSAAADGLGTEQHRLSLSANRTSTDKLQKLAEGASNGFPVAQPEQVRPLLSLLEKEPPSRHYSGQLDYVKHITGIDRHESRFPLLHGSNEKKNNGDLDFLMAEFTEVTGRGKENGNLDTQLKYPSKTMAKKVVANEGVASTSGIASQTASGVLSGSGVLNARPGSATSSGFLAHMVSTQSADVAREYLEKVADLLLEFARADTTVKSYMCSQSLLSRLFQMFNRVEPPILLKILECTNHLSTDPNCLENLQRADAIKHLIPNLELNEGNLVYQIHHEVLSALFNLCKINKRRQEQAAENGIIPHLMLFIMSDSPLKQYALPLLCDMAHASRNSREQLRAHGGLDVYLSLLDDEYWSVIALDSIAVCLAQDNDNNHKVEQALHKNEAIQKLVNFFQSCPERHFVHILEPFLKIITKSSRINKTLAVNGLTPLLISRLDHQDAIARLNLLKLIKAVYEHHPKPKQLIVENDLPQKLQNLIEERRDGQRSGGQVLVKQMATSLLKALHINTVL; encoded by the exons ATGGCTCGGCAAATGACGTCATCTCAGTTCCACAAATCAAAGACTCTCGACAACAAATAC ATGTTGGGAGATGAAATTGGGAAAGGAGCTTATGGAAGAGTGTATAAAGGATTGGACTTGGAGAATGGAGACTTTGTGGCTATTAAACAAGTATCTTTGGAGAATATTGTTCAAGAGGATCTCAACACTATCATG CAAGAGATTGATTTGTTGAAG AACTTGAACCATAAGAACATTGTCAAGTACCTTGGGTCTTCAAAGACAAAGACTCACCTTCACATTATTCTGGA GTACGTTGAGAATGGCTCTCTTGCAAACATTATTAAACCAAATAAGTTTGGACCTTTCCCCGAATCGTTGGTTGCTGTTTACATTGCTCAG GTCCTGGAAGGTTTGGTATATCTGCATGAGCAGGGTGTCATACACCGTGACATCAAGGGTGCAAATATCCTGACGACAAAAGAG GGTCTTGTGAAGCTTGCTGACTTTGGAGTTGCCACTAAACTAAACGAGGCTGATGTTAACACTCACTCAGTGGTTGGAACTCCTTACTGGATGGCTCCTGAG GTTATTGAAATGTCTGGAGTCTGTGCTGCTTCAGACATTTGGAGTGTGGGATGCACTGTTATCGAACTTCTTACATGTGTGCCTCCTTACTATGATCTGCAACCGATGCCAGCTCTCTTTCGTATTGTTCAG GATGATAACCCTCCTATTCCGGATAGTCTTTCACCAGATATCACAGACTTCCTACGACAGTGCTTCAAGAAG GATTCCAGGCAGAGGCCTGATGCAAAGACATTGCTCTCTCACCCTTGGATACGGTTCTCTAAACGAGCATTGCAGTCTTCACTACGGCATAGTGGAACCATAAA ATATATGAAGGAAGCTGCTACAAGTTCAGAGAAAGATGATGAAGGTAGTCAAGATGTAACTGAAAGCCTTTCAGAAGAAAAAGCTGGGATGTCAAAATCT gACTCGAAAAGCAAATTACCTCTGGTAGGGGTGGCGAGTTTTAGGTCTGAGAAAGATCCATCATCAGCCAGTGATCCTGGTGAAGAAGGAGCGGAGAATTCAGAAGCTGATTTTAGTTCAGATCAAGTTCCTACGTTGTCTATGCATGAGAAACCTTCTCTTCAAAGCTCTTCGGATGTGAAGGGGAGCTCTGAAGATGAATCAGAGTTTCCCGGGAAATCTGAACATGATGATATATCTGAAAATCTTGAAACGGAATCTTCTAAAGCTggaaaaaatagtttagaaaagCAGGTTGGAAAAGATTCTTCCATCCAGGTGAACAAGCCATCGCATAGTTTTGACCAGAAAGGTGAAGATCATAGGCTTCGAAAG GCTGCGAAGACTCCATCTAGTGTTGGTGGGAATGAACTGACTAGATTTAGTGATCCTCCTGGTGATGCTTCTTTGCATGATTTGTTTCAACCACTGGATAAAGTTCCCGAGGGAAAACATAATGAAGCCTCAACATCAGCGCCTACATCAAATGTCATCCAGGGTGATTCTCCTGTCGCAGATGGTGGAAAGAATGATCTCGCAACAAAACTGAGGGCTACAATTGCTCAGAAGCAAATGGAGGGCGAAACAGGACAATCTAATGATGGTGGTGACCTTTTCCGCTTAATGATGGGTGTTTTGAAAGATGATGTTATTGACATTGATGGCTTG GTATTTGATGAAAAAGTTCCCGCAGAGAATCTTTTTCCTCTGCAG GCAGTAGAGTTCACCAGATTAGTGAGCTCCTTAAGGCCAGATGAATCAGAAGATGCAATAGTATCTTCTTGTCAGAAACTTGTTGTCATGTTTCGTCAGAGACCTGAGCAGAAGGCAGTGTTTGTGACACAGCATGGTTTCCTCCCTCTAATGGATCTACTCGATATTCCTAAACCTCGa GTAACATGTTCTGTGCTGCAGCTGATAAACGAAATTATCAAAGATAACACCGACTTCCAGGAAAATGCTTCTCTTGTTGGTCTC ATTCCTTTGGTAATGAGCTTTGCTGGTCCAGAGAGGGATCGTTCTCGAGAAATTCGCAAGGAAGCTGCTTACTTCTTGCAGCAGCTGTGTCAATCTAG CTCATTGACGTTGCAAATGTTCATAGCTTGCCGTGGAATACCAATTCTGGTGGGATTTCTTGAACCAGATTATGCCAAATACAG GGAGATGGTTCACTTAGCTATTGATGGGATGTGGCAGGTATTCAAACTCAAAAAATCCACCCCAAGAAATGACTTCTGCCGCATAGCTGCAAAGAATGGCATTCTCCTTAGGCTAACCAACACACTCTATAGCTTGAATGAGGCAACCCGGCTGGCTTCTATATCAGGGGGCCCATTGAGTGTGGATGGTCTAGCTCCACGACTGCGCTCTGGTCAACTTGACCCTAACAATCCTATATTCAGTCATCATGATGGTTCACTCGGTGTGATTGATCACCCTGATGCGTTGAAAACTAAGCATGTGGGTGGTGAAGAACCTTCTCATGCTTCAACTTCAAACTCTCAAAGATCAGATGTCCATCAACCAGATGGTGATAGGCCTAGATTAAGCAGTGCTGCAGCAGATGGTTTAGGCACAGAACAGCATCGGTTATCTCTCTCTGCTAATAGGACATCGACAGATAAGCTTCAAAAGCTGGCGGAAGGTGCCTCTAATGGTTTTCCTGTTGCTCAGCCAGAACAAGTTAGACCTTTGCTTAGCTTGTTGGAAAAAGAACCTCCTTCAAGACATTATTCTGGTCAACTGGATTATGTTAAGCACATTACTGGCATAGATAGACATGAAAGTAGGTTTCCTCTTCTGCATGGatcaaatgaaaagaaaaacaacggAGATCTTGATTTTCTGATGGCTGAATTTACAG AGGTCACTGGACGCGGAAAGGAAAATGGAAATCTTGATACTCAGCTTAAATATCCCAGCAAAACAATGGCAAAGAAGGTTGTGGCCAATGAAGGAGTCGCTTCTACGTCCGGGATAGCATCTCAAACAGCATCTGGAGTACTGTCAGGCTCTGGTGTTCTAAACGCTAGACCTGGAAGTGCCACATCATCTGGTTTTCTTGCACATATGGTGTCTACGCAGAGTGCAGATGTTGCTAGGGAATACTTGGAGAAAGTGGCTGATCTGCTTCTTGAATTTGCACGAGCTGATACAACAGTCAAGTCATACATGTGCAGCCAAAGCTTACTCAGTCGTCTCTTCCAGATGTTCAACCGTGTAGAACCTCCTATTCTGTTAAAG ATACTGGAGTGCACTAATCATTTATCTACTGATCCAAATTGCTTGGAGAATCTTCAACGTGCAGATGCAATTAAGCATTTGATCCCCAACCTTGAGCTTAATGAGGGGAATCTTGTTTATCAGATCCATCATGAG GTGCTTAGTGCTCTATTCAACCTATGCAAGATAAACAAGAGAAGGCAAGAACAAGCAGCTGAAAACGGAATCATACCTCACCTGATGCTTTTCATCATGTCTGATTCTCCTCTAAAACAATATGCACTGCCACTTCTGTGTGATATGGCTCATGCATCTCGGAACTCAAGAGAGCAGCTTAGAGCTCACGGGGGTCTGGACGTTTACCTGAGTCTGCTCGATGATGAATACTGGTCCGTGATAGCCTTGGATTCAATCGCTGTTTGCTTGGCGCAAGACAATGACAACAACCACAAGGTGGAGCAGGCGTTACACAAGAACGAAGCCATTCAGAAGTTAGTTAACTTCTTCCAGAGCTGCCCAGAGAGACACTTTGTGCATATACTGGAGCCATTCTTGAAGATTATAAC GAAATCATCTCGGATCAACAAGACATTAGCTGTAAATGGATTGACTCCGTTGCTTATTTCAAGGCTAGACCATCAGGATGCAATAGCTAGACTTAATCTCCTGAAACTTATCAAG GCTGTGTACGAGCACCACCCAAAGCCAAAGCAGCTGATTGTGGAGAACGACCTCCCTCAGAAACTGCAGAATCTGATAGAAGAACGACGTGATGGACAACGTTCAGGAGGCCAAGTTCTGGTGAAGCAAATGGCAACATCTCTACTCAAAGCACTTCACATCAACACAGTCTTGTGA